DNA from Brassica napus cultivar Da-Ae chromosome C4, Da-Ae, whole genome shotgun sequence:
ttcatcaaacatagcaaaaaaattatagttaaatACACTTCAAATACatatacttttattattttttggtaaaattcataacaaatacagtataatcttttataaataattctaataaattaaaaatcagaAATTCCGAAAGATATGCAACTagtacttcttctttttttacatCGTGCAACTAGTACTACTATAAGTTAATGTGTTTAGTATTCCATTCAACAGTTTAccattacaaaatatttagcCATTTGCATTTAGTCAATTACCATCAACTTTGTCATCGTTATTTTAAACAAACGTGATTAAACTTGTTAGTTTCGGCTTCTTGCAGAAGGATAAATCTACTCATAGTTGACTATTGCTTTATATCTTACCGAACCAATCCCATTGGATTTTAATGGAAAGCGCAGTGATTACCTCAGCCACTGACTTCAAAAACAACAGTTGAACGAGCTATATCCAATGAACAtgcataaatataataaataaataaaaacctaaAAGGGAAGCATGTGAACGTGGCTGGTAAAAGCCGACAAGTATTAGGTGAATAAACGAGCCATCGTCGTTTTCCACACCCCACACGAATGTTCGTCCGTTTCTTCAACTACTTGCCACGCGTCCTCCCCAAACCCTTCATGCTGGGGCTAACTTCAGTATTGGGCTTTAAAGCCTTTTAAAAAAGTCTTCCTTGTCCACTGGGCCTTCTAAACCTAATCCTGGACCTTACTTCAATATTGGGCTTTATAGTCTTTTTCCAAAGTCTTCCTTGTTCATTTCATGTAGTACTGAAACTGTATTACTTAGGGTCCACgtgaaacttcttttttttttttgggcaaccgACGTGAAACTTCAAAATTCGAAAATTCAAACGCGtctcaaataaaataaaggCAAAAAGAGTAAAAGACTGTGCACGCTATCTTATCTTCACTGTTCTTAGACTGGGCCGTTTGGTAAAGTAAGAACCAGACCGTACCGAACGAGAGAAGCACAGAGACCAGCCTCAGCTCATTAACGGCGCATGTAAGTGAAATATtagcctaattttttttaagaattaatATGCATAAACACACAGTCTCACgaatttttaaaaggaaaatttattagtattattgataaattaaaaataaaaaccggTTCGGCTGTAACCGACCGAACCAGACAGAGACCAACCTTCTGGAACACATAAGAGAGACGTTTTTATTCTCTATTTTCTTTTCCCATTTTACCCCTAACTTTCTTATTCTGCGTCTCTAAGCTCTCGAAGTCTTGGTCTGTTGTTGAATTTTCAAGCTTCTTTCTTCAATTTCTTAACTGAATTTTCGTCTTCGGaactttttgaattttcatttgAAACGGAAGGAGAGGGAAGATGACGACTATGGAGAGCTTGATTGGGTTGGTTAACAGGATACAGAGAGCATGCACGGTGCTCGGTGATTATGGTGGTGGAACTGGTGACAACGCATTCAATTCTCTCTGGGAAGCTCTTCCTACCGTCGCCGTCGTCGGTGGTCAGGTGAATTTCTCCGTTCCAAATAGCTTTGACTTCTTCCTCCTCTGTTTTCCTCTGTTGAGTTGACTCTTTCAATTTTGTGCAGAGTTCTGGAAAATCTTCGGTTCTTGAGAGCATAGTTGGCAGAGACTTTCTTCCTCGAGGATCCGGTTTGTTAAATTCTTAACCTTTGGCACTTTTCTCTTAGTGTGTTTGTTGTAACAGGGCAAAGAGCTCTGTTTTTGTGCAGGTATCGTTACGAGGCGTCCTTTGGTGTTGCAGCTGCATAAGATGGAGGAAGGAACAGAGGAGTATGCAGAGTTTCTCCATCTTCCCAAGAGGCAATTCACAGACTTCGGTGTGTGCCTTTTAACCATCTCAATGTCTATATAAGTTATGTATGTGTCTCTTAGCTAGAAACTGGTTGATGTTGGCAGTTTTGGTTCGGAAGGAGATTCAAGATGAGACGGATAGAATCACAGGGAAGAGCAAACAGATCTCTCCAGTTCCTATCCACCTCAGTATCTTCTCTCCTAATGGTCTGCTTTTACCACAGTCTGGTGTCTACTTCATGTAATAGACTATTTGTTTATGGAACTAACAACAATGCTTGACTCCTTTGCCTTACAGTTGTGAACCTGACACTCGTTGATCTACCCGGTTTAACTAAAGTGGCTGTTGGTATGAACTCCTTACCTCCTCTTTGGCTTTCTATGAAGGTTATTTATACTGTCTTTTATTTTCCAGAGGGACAACCAGAAACCATTGTGGAGGATATTGAATCTATGGTTCGCACATACGTTGATAAGGTGAGAACTACTACTTATTTCATTTGTATACAGATGTTGAgcgtgtgattttttaaaataaaattgtgttgtttttttttgcagccAAATTGTATCATATTAGCTATATCTCCTGCTAACCAGGACATAGCTACATCTGATGCTATCAAACTTGCAAAAGAAGTTGATCCAGCAGGTTTGTTTTGCTGTTTCTGttgcatttaaaataaaataataatatttggtAGCAACTATTTGTCTTGTGGTGATGAATTAAAGCTTTTGATTTTTCCAGGGGAGAGAACATTTGGTGTTCTTACCAAGTTAGACCTTATGGACAAAGGAACTAATGCATTAGATGTAAGCACCtcttctatcttttttttttttcacataacATGGTCTATTTTGAGTGTTAAGGGTAGAATTTTAGGGTTTTCTCATGTTGTCAAAGACTTGAAAAATGGTTCTTTTTTGCTTGCTTGAATAAGGTACTTGAGGGAAGATCATACAGGCTGCAACATCCTTGGGTTGGGATAGTGAACCGTTCACAAGCAGATATTAATAGGAACGCTGACATGATGCTTGCTAGAAGAAAAGAGCGTGATTATTTTGACACCAGTCCTGATTATGGTCACTTAGCCAGCAAAATGGGTTCTGAATATCTAGCAAAGCTGCTCTCTAAGGTCTTCAACCAAAGACTTTTCTCGAATTGTTATAactttatttctaaatttccaTATGTtcattgttctttttttttcattctgcAGCACTTGGAGTCTGTTATCAGGTCACGCATACCAAGTATCCTATCCTTAATAAACAAAAGCATCGAGGAACTTGAAAGAGAGTTAGACAAAATGGGTAGGCCTGTTGCAGTTGATGCTGGGGTGAGTACTTTCACTATATGAAaccattttctcttcttcttctttaccgTGTGCTTTAAT
Protein-coding regions in this window:
- the LOC106375302 gene encoding phragmoplastin DRP1E isoform X2, with protein sequence MTTMESLIGLVNRIQRACTVLGDYGGGTGDNAFNSLWEALPTVAVVGGQSSGKSSVLESIVGRDFLPRGSGIVTRRPLVLQLHKMEEGTEEYAEFLHLPKRQFTDFVLVRKEIQDETDRITGKSKQISPVPIHLSIFSPNVVNLTLVDLPGLTKVAVEGQPETIVEDIESMVRTYVDKPNCIILAISPANQDIATSDAIKLAKEVDPAGERTFGVLTKLDLMDKGTNALDVLEGRSYRLQHPWVGIVNRSQADINRNADMMLARRKERDYFDTSPDYGHLASKMGSEYLAKLLSKHLESVIRSRIPSILSLINKSIEELERELDKMGRPVAVDAGAQLYTILEMCRAFDKVFKEHLDGGRPGGDRIYGVFDNQLPAALKKLPFDRHLSLQSVKRIVSEADGYQPHLIAPEQGYRRLIEGALGYFRGPAEASVDAVHFVLKELVRKSIAETQELKRFPSLQVELAAAANSSLEKFREESKKSVIRLVEMESAYLTAEFFRKLPQEMERPVITNSKNQTAASPPATQDQYGEGHFRRIASNVSAYVSMVSDTLRNTIPKACVYCQVRQAKLALLNYFYSQISKREGKQLGELLDEDPALMGRRLECAQRLELYKKARDEIDAVAWVR
- the LOC106375302 gene encoding phragmoplastin DRP1E isoform X1 — encoded protein: MTTMESLIGLVNRIQRACTVLGDYGGGTGDNAFNSLWEALPTVAVVGGQSSGKSSVLESIVGRDFLPRGSGIVTRRPLVLQLHKMEEGTEEYAEFLHLPKRQFTDFVLVRKEIQDETDRITGKSKQISPVPIHLSIFSPNVVNLTLVDLPGLTKVAVEGQPETIVEDIESMVRTYVDKPNCIILAISPANQDIATSDAIKLAKEVDPAGERTFGVLTKLDLMDKGTNALDVLEGRSYRLQHPWVGIVNRSQADINRNADMMLARRKERDYFDTSPDYGHLASKMGSEYLAKLLSKHLESVIRSRIPSILSLINKSIEELERELDKMGRPVAVDAGAQLYTILEMCRAFDKVFKEHLDGGRPGGDRIYGVFDNQLPAALKKLPFDRHLSLQSVKRIVSEADGYQPHLIAPEQGYRRLIEGALGYFRGPAEASVDAVHFVLKELVRKSIAETQELKRFPSLQVELAAAANSSLEKFREESKKSVIRLVEMESAYLTAEFFRKLPQEMERPVITNSKNQTAASPPATQDQYGEGHFRRIASNVSAYVSMVSDTLRNTIPKACVYCQVRQAKLALLNYFYSQISKRESQGKQLGELLDEDPALMGRRLECAQRLELYKKARDEIDAVAWVR